In the genome of Methylomagnum ishizawai, the window CCAATCCGGTGCAATTGCTGATCAGCCATCCCAATATCAGCGGGATGCAGATGGACCAGATCAGCCGTTTGGTGAAACCCGCCCATTTCGTGGACGAGGTGAAGGTGAGTTTCGACGGCAAGCCGGTGTTGACCGCCAAGACCGATATCGCCGTCAGCGCCGACCCCAATTTCCGCTTCTATTTCGTGCCGGACAAGGCGGGCGAACTCAAGGCCGAAATCAAGGACAACCTGGGCAACCATTTCATCCAGACCCAGGCGGTGACGCCGTAGCCGGGATTTTCCCCTGGGCATGAAAAAGGCCGGTGCGACCGGCCTTTTCCATAGGCGGAACGCTCAGCCCCGTTCCGCCACCAGGACCACCAAACTGCGGTCGCGCACCAGGAGCGAGCTTTCATGGTGGAGCGGGAGGCCGTGGCCGGGCTGGCAGACATCGAAGGGCTGGCCGGCGCTGGTATCCACCTTCTTGGTCCAGCGGCAGCCGCCCGGCGCGTGCGGCAGTAGGAAGCTGACCGCGTGGGGCAGGGGATTCGATAGCAGGCACAATTGGCGTTCGCCGGTTTCGGCGGCGTGGATATGGCAGCCGATGGCGGATTCGGTATGCCAATCCGGCATCCAGCCCGCGGGGTTGAACCAACTCACGTCCTCGGGTTTGTAGAAACGCTCGCTGGTCAGCACCGGATGCCGCCGCCGGAAAGCGATCATATCGCGCACGAATTCCAGGAATTCCTGGTTCTGGTCGGCGAGGCTCCAATCGAACCAGGAGATCGCGTTGTCCTGGCAATAGGCGTTGTTGTTGCCGTGCTGGGTGCGGCAGAACTCGTCGCCGCCGAGGATCATGGGCACACCGCGCGATACCAGCAACGTCGCCATGAAGTTTTTCATCTGCCGGAGGCGCAGCCGATTGATATGGGCGTCGTCGGTCGGGCCTTCCACGCCGTAGTTGGCGCTGAAATTGCCGTCCGAGCCGTCGCGGTTGTTCTCGCCGTTGGCGAGGTTGTGCTTGTGGGTATAGCTGACCAGGTCGTTCAGGGTGAAACCGTCGTGGCAGGTGACGAAATTGATGCTGTTGATCGGGGCTTTGCCGCTGTGTTCATAGATATCGGCGCTGCCGCACAAACGGCTGGCGAACGCCCCCGCCAAGCCCGCGTCGCCGCGCCAATAACGCCGCACATCGTCGCGGTAGAGGCCGTTCCATTCCGACCAGCGTTCCCCCGGAAACCGCCCGACCAGATAGGCACCGCCCGCGTCCCAGGCTTCGGCGATCAGCTTCACGTCGCGCAGGATCGGGTCTTCGGCGATTTGTTCCAACAGCGGTGGGTTGGGGATCAGGTTGCCGTTGCGGTCGCGGCCCAGGATCGAGGCCAGGTCGAAGCGGAAACCGTCCACATGCATTTCCACCACCCAATAGCGCAGGCAATCGAGGATGAAGTTCCGCACCACCGGGTGGTTGCAATTGATGGTGTTGCCGCAGCCGGAATAGTTCTTATAGCGGCGCTTGTCCTCTTCCAGGATGTAGTAAATGCTGTTGTCGAGGCCGCGGAAGCTCAAGGTCGGGCCGGTCTCGTCGCCTTCCGCCGTGTGGTTGAACACCACGTCCAGCAAGACCTCGATCCCGGCTTTGTGCAGCGCCTTGACCATGGTCTTGAATTCGTCCACCTGGCAGCCGGGATAGAGCCGGGTGCCGTAGCCTTCGTAGGGCGCGAAGAAGCCGATGGTGTTGTAACCCCAATAATTGGAAAGCCGCTGCCCGGTTTCGGGATTCACCAGGGTGGTTTCGTGGGGATTAAATTCCTGTAAGGGCATGAACTCGACGGCGGTGATGCCGAGTTGCTTGAGATAGGGAATCTTGTCGATCACCCCGAGATAGCTGCCCGCCAGTTTGGTGCCGGAACTCGGGTGGATGGTGAGTCCACGCACATGGGTTTCGTAGATGACCAGATCGGACCAGGGATGGTAGAGCGGGCGGTCGTCCTCCCAGTCGAAACCGTTGGCGGTGACCAAGCCCTTGACCAAGGCCGGTTGCCGCCAATCGGGGCTGTGGTCCTG includes:
- the glgX gene encoding glycogen debranching protein GlgX → MKSAERPLDIVSTKRPPFSYGAGSPLPHGVHLHKGGVNFALFSRHAVKVWLLLFEDINAVEPFQVIELDPRQHKTGDMWHIVVEGAGRGLVYAYRVDGPVAPERGHRFDSRRILIDPYATALTSPPHWDFMGFSANQDHSPDWRQPALVKGLVTANGFDWEDDRPLYHPWSDLVIYETHVRGLTIHPSSGTKLAGSYLGVIDKIPYLKQLGITAVEFMPLQEFNPHETTLVNPETGQRLSNYWGYNTIGFFAPYEGYGTRLYPGCQVDEFKTMVKALHKAGIEVLLDVVFNHTAEGDETGPTLSFRGLDNSIYYILEEDKRRYKNYSGCGNTINCNHPVVRNFILDCLRYWVVEMHVDGFRFDLASILGRDRNGNLIPNPPLLEQIAEDPILRDVKLIAEAWDAGGAYLVGRFPGERWSEWNGLYRDDVRRYWRGDAGLAGAFASRLCGSADIYEHSGKAPINSINFVTCHDGFTLNDLVSYTHKHNLANGENNRDGSDGNFSANYGVEGPTDDAHINRLRLRQMKNFMATLLVSRGVPMILGGDEFCRTQHGNNNAYCQDNAISWFDWSLADQNQEFLEFVRDMIAFRRRHPVLTSERFYKPEDVSWFNPAGWMPDWHTESAIGCHIHAAETGERQLCLLSNPLPHAVSFLLPHAPGGCRWTKKVDTSAGQPFDVCQPGHGLPLHHESSLLVRDRSLVVLVAERG